In Verrucomicrobiota bacterium, the following are encoded in one genomic region:
- a CDS encoding phage holin family protein, translating into MEMKPPAEGMERKSTESRVREFCWRWMQQGLGVLVAGSIVPGLKWEEFTDLALAALMLATLHAFLRPLLFFLSLPLLVVTLGLFMIVINAGLLMLVSRFLQPRFEVDSFGAACWGAIVIGCVGMFVKVLRWPWKTRVRFHQGLPRNPRQTGRPTRDSDGPGSGPIIDV; encoded by the coding sequence ATGGAGATGAAGCCGCCCGCAGAAGGAATGGAACGGAAGTCAACGGAGAGCCGCGTGCGCGAGTTCTGTTGGCGCTGGATGCAGCAGGGCCTGGGAGTGTTGGTGGCAGGTTCGATTGTCCCCGGGTTAAAGTGGGAAGAATTCACGGACCTGGCCTTGGCCGCGTTGATGCTCGCCACGCTGCATGCGTTTTTGCGCCCGCTTCTCTTCTTCCTTTCCTTACCGCTGCTCGTGGTCACGCTGGGTTTGTTTATGATCGTCATCAACGCGGGCCTGTTGATGTTGGTTTCAAGGTTCTTGCAGCCGCGATTCGAAGTGGATTCGTTTGGGGCGGCTTGCTGGGGGGCGATCGTGATTGGATGTGTGGGGATGTTTGTCAAGGTCTTGAGATGGCCTTGGAAGACGAGGGTAAGATTTCATCAAGGGTTGCCGAGAAATCCCCGACAGACAGGGAGGCCAACGAGGGACTCGGACGGTCCTGGATCGGGCCCCATCATCGACGTTTGA
- a CDS encoding Hsp20/alpha crystallin family protein, with amino-acid sequence MNNVARWNPFRELDDLHARLSSYLSPASGRGDGGRENMTVAEWAPAVDITEDDGAYVIRAELSDVKKDDVHVRVDAGVLTIHGERKLEKEEKNKRYHRVERSYGSFVRRFGVPEDADGDRIEAAFKDGVLEVRLPKHEVAKPKSVEIKVG; translated from the coding sequence ATGAATAATGTGGCTCGATGGAATCCGTTTCGAGAATTGGATGATCTGCATGCGCGACTGAGCTCTTACCTTTCTCCGGCGTCCGGACGCGGAGATGGTGGCCGGGAGAACATGACCGTGGCAGAGTGGGCACCGGCTGTGGACATCACGGAAGATGATGGGGCGTATGTGATCCGCGCCGAGTTGTCGGATGTGAAGAAGGACGATGTGCATGTGCGTGTGGATGCGGGAGTTTTGACCATCCATGGGGAGCGCAAACTGGAGAAGGAGGAGAAGAACAAGCGTTACCATCGCGTGGAGCGGTCCTATGGCTCATTTGTGCGCCGGTTTGGCGTGCCGGAAGATGCGGACGGCGACCGGATTGAGGCGGCCTTCAAAGATGGGGTTTTGGAAGTGAGGCTGCCCAAGCACGAGGTTGCCAAGCCAAAGAGCGTTGAAATCAAGGTGGGCTGA
- a CDS encoding succinate dehydrogenase cytochrome b subunit, whose amino-acid sequence MNLFSQLFRSTLGRKMLMALTGAALFLFAVGHMLGNLQVFLGPDSINRYAHFLHSSPELLWMARLGLLVALGVHVWAAVSLTSQNRAARPVAYDGNRAPTAASYASRTMFMSGLIVAAFLMYHLLHFTVRVQAVNFTGHDFDGLMDAQQRHDVHQMVKRGFSKPMVSLFYIVAVGLLCLHLSHGLRAAFQSLGFKNRAWSPVLDRLALVAGGALFAGYAAVPLGVMLGWVR is encoded by the coding sequence ATGAACCTGTTCTCTCAACTTTTTCGTTCCACTCTGGGTCGAAAAATGCTCATGGCCCTGACCGGTGCCGCTCTATTCCTTTTTGCGGTCGGGCACATGCTGGGAAATTTGCAAGTGTTCCTGGGTCCGGACTCGATCAATCGTTACGCGCACTTCCTGCACAGCTCGCCGGAGTTGTTGTGGATGGCGCGGCTGGGATTGCTGGTGGCGCTTGGGGTGCATGTGTGGGCGGCGGTATCGTTGACGTCGCAGAACCGGGCCGCTCGACCGGTGGCTTATGACGGGAATCGGGCTCCGACGGCGGCGAGTTACGCTTCGCGGACGATGTTCATGAGCGGTTTGATTGTTGCGGCATTTCTCATGTATCATTTGCTTCATTTCACGGTGCGGGTGCAGGCGGTGAATTTCACCGGGCATGATTTTGATGGATTGATGGATGCTCAGCAGCGGCATGATGTGCATCAGATGGTGAAGAGGGGATTTTCAAAACCGATGGTCTCGCTCTTCTATATTGTGGCGGTGGGATTGCTTTGCCTTCATTTGAGTCATGGATTGCGCGCGGCGTTTCAATCTTTGGGCTTCAAGAATCGCGCGTGGAGCCCGGTATTGGACCGGCTGGCTTTGGTGGCTGGGGGGGCGCTCTTTGCCGGTTATGCGGCGGTACCCTTGGGGGTGATGTTGGGCTGGGTGCGATGA
- a CDS encoding fumarate reductase/succinate dehydrogenase flavoprotein subunit: MKLDSKIPSGPLAQKWERHKFEMKLVNPANKRRFDVLVVGSGLAGASAAATLAELGYQVACFCFQDSPRRAHSIAAQGGINAAKNYRNDGDSVHRLFYDTIKGGDFRAREANVYRLAQVSVQIIDQCVAQGVPFAREYGGLLDTRSFGGSQLQRTFYARGQTGQQLLLGAYQALSRQIGLGTVKMFPRTEMLELVLVDGAAKGIVVRDLVNGEVRSYAGDAVVLATGGYGNVFYLSTNAVGCNVTATFRAYKKGAAFANPSFTQIHPTCIPVSGDHQSKLTLMSESLRNDGRVWVPRNKTESSKPASSVADADRDYFLERKYPSFGNLAPRDIASRAAKEVCDEGRGVGPGGLGVYLDFADAIRRLGENKIRERYGNLFDMYERITGENAYRQPMRIYPAVHYTMGGLWVDYHLMSNIPGLFVVGEANFSDHGANRLGASALMQGLADGYFVLPYTLSHYFASNKPNRPATTHPEFKKAEEEARARLKRLLSSSGKRTPRSFHRELGQLIWNHCGMARSREGLTAALRRIPELREEFWKTVAVTGGVEGFNQTLEHAGRVADFMEFAELMCLDALTREESCGGHFRVEHQEEGECKRNDEQFAHVAAWEYAGPGQAPVRHAEPLVYEEIKMASRSYK; this comes from the coding sequence ATGAAACTGGACTCCAAGATTCCTTCCGGACCGTTGGCTCAGAAATGGGAACGGCACAAGTTCGAGATGAAGCTGGTGAATCCGGCGAACAAGCGGAGATTTGATGTGCTGGTGGTGGGGAGCGGTTTGGCCGGCGCGTCGGCCGCGGCGACGCTGGCGGAGTTGGGCTACCAGGTGGCCTGCTTCTGTTTCCAGGACAGCCCGCGCCGTGCTCATTCCATCGCCGCCCAGGGAGGGATCAACGCCGCGAAGAATTATCGCAATGACGGCGATTCGGTGCATCGGCTGTTTTACGATACGATCAAGGGTGGGGATTTTCGCGCGCGCGAGGCGAATGTTTACCGGCTGGCGCAAGTGAGCGTGCAGATTATCGACCAGTGCGTCGCGCAGGGTGTTCCGTTCGCGCGCGAGTACGGCGGTCTGCTGGACACTCGCTCGTTTGGGGGTTCGCAGTTGCAGCGGACCTTTTACGCCCGGGGGCAGACGGGGCAGCAATTGTTGCTCGGCGCTTACCAGGCTTTGTCAAGGCAGATTGGTTTGGGCACGGTGAAGATGTTTCCCCGCACGGAGATGCTTGAGCTGGTCCTAGTGGACGGGGCGGCCAAGGGCATTGTCGTGCGGGATTTGGTGAACGGAGAGGTCCGGTCCTACGCGGGGGACGCGGTCGTTCTGGCTACGGGGGGATACGGCAACGTTTTTTATCTCTCCACCAACGCCGTGGGGTGCAACGTCACCGCGACCTTCCGGGCCTACAAGAAGGGGGCTGCTTTTGCGAATCCGAGTTTCACCCAGATTCATCCGACGTGCATCCCGGTGAGTGGAGATCATCAGTCGAAGCTCACGTTGATGTCGGAATCGTTGCGCAACGACGGACGGGTGTGGGTGCCGAGAAACAAGACGGAGAGTTCGAAGCCGGCTTCGAGTGTGGCGGATGCAGACCGGGATTATTTTCTGGAGCGGAAGTATCCGAGTTTCGGCAATCTGGCTCCGCGGGACATTGCGTCTCGCGCGGCGAAGGAAGTGTGCGATGAGGGTCGGGGTGTGGGGCCCGGTGGCTTGGGTGTTTATTTGGATTTTGCGGACGCGATCCGCCGGCTGGGAGAGAACAAGATTCGCGAGCGGTACGGGAATTTGTTCGACATGTATGAGCGCATCACGGGTGAGAACGCCTACCGGCAGCCGATGCGCATTTATCCGGCCGTGCATTACACCATGGGGGGGTTATGGGTGGACTACCACCTGATGTCGAATATTCCCGGGTTGTTTGTGGTGGGGGAGGCTAATTTTTCCGATCACGGGGCCAACCGCCTGGGAGCCAGCGCGCTGATGCAGGGGCTGGCGGACGGTTATTTCGTCCTGCCATACACCCTCAGCCATTATTTCGCGTCGAACAAGCCCAACCGGCCGGCGACGACGCATCCGGAATTCAAGAAAGCGGAGGAGGAGGCGCGGGCCCGATTGAAGCGTCTTCTCTCCAGCAGCGGCAAACGCACGCCCCGCTCCTTTCACCGCGAGCTGGGTCAGCTGATCTGGAATCATTGCGGGATGGCGCGATCGAGGGAGGGTTTGACTGCGGCGTTAAGGAGGATTCCCGAGTTGCGGGAGGAGTTTTGGAAAACGGTGGCCGTGACGGGCGGCGTCGAGGGATTCAATCAAACGCTGGAACATGCGGGGCGCGTGGCGGACTTCATGGAATTTGCGGAGCTGATGTGTTTGGACGCGTTGACGCGCGAGGAATCTTGCGGCGGCCACTTCCGGGTCGAGCATCAGGAGGAGGGAGAATGCAAGCGCAATGACGAGCAGTTTGCCCATGTGGCGGCCTGGGAATATGCGGGGCCGGGCCAGGCGCCGGTCCGCCATGCCGAGCCTTTGGTGTACGAGGAAATCAAGATGGCCAGCCGGAGTTACAAATGA